A portion of the Sphaerochaeta pleomorpha str. Grapes genome contains these proteins:
- the pstB gene encoding phosphate ABC transporter ATP-binding protein PstB — translation MSLFEVEHLDLFYGQTQALKDVNIKIEEQAITAFIGPSGCGKSTFLRVLNRMNDLIGNVTTTGTVLFGGKNLITDYEPMELRRRVGMVFQKPNPFPMSIFDNVAYGPRLFKRYTKSDIADLVEDSLKKSALWDDVKDRLGKSAMSLSGGQQQRLCIARTLATGPEVVLMDEPTSALDPISTARIEDLMISLKKQYTIVVVTHNMQQASRVSDDVAFFLVDKNRCGFLVEYGNTQELFLNPKDKRTEDYISGKFG, via the coding sequence ATGAGTTTGTTCGAAGTAGAGCACTTGGACCTGTTTTATGGTCAGACACAAGCACTCAAAGATGTAAATATTAAGATTGAGGAACAGGCGATCACTGCCTTTATCGGGCCTTCTGGTTGTGGGAAATCTACTTTTCTCCGGGTGTTGAACAGAATGAACGACCTTATCGGCAATGTCACCACAACAGGGACAGTCTTGTTTGGCGGCAAGAATCTGATAACAGACTATGAGCCTATGGAACTAAGGCGTCGTGTCGGGATGGTTTTCCAGAAACCCAATCCATTTCCTATGAGTATTTTCGATAACGTAGCGTATGGGCCCCGGTTGTTCAAACGATATACTAAATCCGATATCGCAGACCTGGTTGAGGATAGTCTAAAAAAGAGTGCCTTGTGGGATGACGTGAAAGACCGGTTGGGGAAAAGTGCCATGAGTCTCTCCGGTGGGCAGCAGCAACGTCTCTGTATTGCAAGAACCCTGGCTACCGGTCCTGAGGTCGTCTTAATGGATGAACCGACCAGTGCCTTGGATCCGATTTCCACTGCACGGATCGAAGATTTGATGATAAGCTTGAAAAAGCAATATACTATCGTAGTGGTCACCCATAATATGCAACAGGCGTCCCGGGTCAGTGATGATGTTGCTTTCTTTCTGGTAGATAAAAACAGGTGTGGGTTTTTGGTGGAATATGGTAATACCCAGGAATTGTTCCTGAATCCCAAGGACAAGCGTACAGAAGACTATATCAGTGGAAAATTCGGTTGA
- a CDS encoding lipid II:glycine glycyltransferase FemX, which produces MLQAKSPEALYDTPLLHQSSFWSQVKQNQGFAARAFDIKVRTSDVLQLSGSSYLLDDVLVLLAPIGRSYSMGYVPYGPVLNPIDSLMGPFLEELSEQLREKLPKDCALLRFDLPWQRPWQADNLDTSLQELRLNWGTERKVLRKACSDQLPPDTLLLDLCGSEESILSRMHRKTRYNIHLAQRKGVVVREGTFEDLPIFYELYKETCLRNGLNLHDLSFFSSFFGPKDIHAGFCLLLAEWEGVPLSAMFLTRSSNRATYLYGASSSRMRNSMSTYALQWNAIVLAKKWGCTQYDLFGLAPSDEPSHPMHGLNAFKMGFGGKPFHRMGCWDYAFDEQISNELFAYEMVEKGYHLT; this is translated from the coding sequence ATGCTACAGGCGAAGAGCCCTGAGGCCCTGTATGATACGCCATTGTTGCACCAGAGTTCTTTCTGGTCCCAAGTAAAACAGAACCAAGGATTCGCTGCACGGGCCTTTGATATAAAAGTCCGTACAAGCGATGTGCTTCAATTGAGTGGATCTTCCTATTTGCTTGATGATGTGCTGGTCTTGCTTGCTCCCATCGGAAGGTCTTATTCCATGGGATATGTTCCCTATGGACCGGTACTCAACCCCATCGATTCTTTGATGGGGCCCTTCTTGGAAGAACTCTCAGAGCAATTACGGGAAAAACTTCCCAAGGATTGTGCCTTGCTCCGGTTTGATCTTCCCTGGCAACGGCCGTGGCAAGCCGATAACTTGGATACTTCCCTGCAAGAGCTCAGGCTCAATTGGGGTACTGAAAGAAAGGTCCTGCGCAAGGCTTGTTCGGATCAACTTCCTCCTGACACCCTGCTTTTGGATCTGTGCGGCAGTGAAGAATCCATTCTTTCGCGGATGCATAGAAAGACGCGGTATAATATCCACCTTGCCCAGCGTAAAGGTGTGGTGGTGCGGGAAGGGACCTTTGAAGACCTTCCGATATTCTACGAACTCTATAAAGAGACTTGTCTGAGGAATGGCTTGAACCTCCATGACCTTTCCTTTTTTTCCTCATTCTTCGGGCCAAAGGACATCCATGCGGGGTTTTGCCTGCTATTGGCAGAATGGGAAGGTGTTCCGCTTTCTGCAATGTTCCTTACCCGGTCTTCGAACCGGGCAACCTATCTGTATGGGGCTTCTTCTTCAAGGATGAGGAACAGCATGAGTACCTATGCATTGCAGTGGAATGCCATTGTCCTGGCAAAAAAATGGGGATGTACCCAATATGACCTGTTTGGTTTAGCCCCCTCTGACGAGCCTTCCCATCCCATGCATGGGCTGAATGCCTTCAAAATGGGTTTTGGCGGTAAACCGTTTCATAGGATGGGTTGCTGGGACTACGCTTTCGACGAACAGATAAGCAACGAATTGTTTGCCTATGAGATGGTCGAGAAAGGATATCACCTGACTTGA
- the pstA gene encoding phosphate ABC transporter permease PstA, producing the protein MADKRIRTNTIALAIIKTLAFSTLFILVFLIGYLTFKGLVKDAITISPYKESKDQVVSVFSGDSHIKRMSWEQVRDILDGKIYSMRSVSGYDDDIQLFVDRSSLPVIAEYFALSEASIAETAKVVEFGDKGIARANGSLFIAKTSQGKASGLSRVELSATVVAVNKTVTTLVNNKKVGIVDALDIDRLENGSIMNWSDLNGSDLRVVRCTSFEQLFQTEGGYFVTEANLAYSHSDVELLSIRSTHMEKNLTLRFMASSAIQGGKYGGIGSIIVNTFFMILLSILFAAPVGLGAAIYLSLYAHKGKLLFIIQSGIDLLASVPSIIFGLFGLLVFVQTFGWSFSLISGSLTIALMICPTIIRTSQEAIKSVDASLFDGSIALGATKIETILKISIPNAREGIIGGIILAIGRAAGETAALLYTIGSGTEVANGLFSPARSLAMHIYLTVSEGRGLDGAFAASLVLMVIVLITNRIARLFSRKELR; encoded by the coding sequence ATGGCAGATAAACGAATCAGGACAAACACTATTGCCCTTGCTATCATCAAAACCCTTGCATTCTCCACTTTGTTTATCCTGGTGTTTCTCATCGGATACCTTACCTTCAAGGGGCTTGTTAAGGATGCTATTACCATTAGTCCCTACAAGGAATCGAAGGACCAGGTTGTTTCTGTCTTCAGCGGTGATTCCCATATCAAGCGAATGTCGTGGGAACAAGTGCGGGATATCCTGGATGGGAAAATCTACTCCATGCGAAGTGTGAGTGGATATGATGACGATATTCAGCTTTTTGTAGATCGCTCCTCCTTACCGGTCATTGCAGAGTATTTTGCCCTAAGCGAGGCATCGATAGCAGAAACTGCCAAGGTTGTCGAGTTTGGGGACAAAGGGATAGCCCGTGCGAACGGGAGCCTTTTTATTGCCAAAACCTCCCAAGGCAAGGCTTCCGGTTTAAGCAGGGTTGAACTTTCTGCAACGGTCGTGGCAGTCAATAAAACCGTTACTACACTTGTAAATAACAAGAAAGTCGGTATTGTGGATGCCTTGGATATTGATAGGCTTGAGAACGGGTCTATCATGAACTGGTCCGATCTCAACGGGTCTGATTTGCGTGTGGTACGTTGCACCAGCTTTGAGCAACTTTTCCAGACTGAAGGTGGCTATTTTGTCACTGAGGCCAACCTTGCATATAGCCATAGCGATGTGGAACTGCTGAGTATAAGAAGTACCCACATGGAAAAAAACCTTACCCTCCGGTTCATGGCAAGCTCTGCTATCCAAGGGGGTAAATATGGTGGTATCGGGTCAATTATCGTGAACACCTTTTTTATGATTCTGCTTTCCATCCTCTTTGCAGCCCCTGTGGGCCTCGGGGCAGCCATTTACCTGAGTCTCTATGCGCACAAGGGAAAACTGCTTTTCATCATCCAAAGCGGTATCGATTTGCTTGCATCGGTTCCTTCAATCATATTTGGTCTATTCGGCCTTTTGGTTTTCGTGCAGACGTTTGGATGGAGCTTCAGCCTGATAAGCGGCAGTTTGACAATTGCCCTGATGATTTGTCCAACAATCATCCGAACAAGCCAGGAAGCAATTAAGAGTGTGGATGCAAGTCTCTTTGATGGCTCCATTGCCCTTGGGGCAACGAAGATTGAAACAATCCTAAAAATAAGTATTCCCAATGCAAGGGAAGGGATCATCGGTGGCATCATATTGGCAATCGGAAGGGCAGCGGGTGAGACTGCAGCCCTATTGTATACGATAGGTAGCGGAACAGAGGTTGCCAATGGCTTGTTCAGCCCTGCAAGATCTCTGGCAATGCATATCTATCTTACGGTGAGCGAGGGAAGGGGCCTTGATGGGGCTTTTGCAGCCTCGCTGGTTCTGATGGTTATTGTCTTGATAACCAATCGCATAGCCCGGCTGTTTTCTAGAAAGGAGTTGAGATGA
- the phoU gene encoding phosphate signaling complex protein PhoU yields MKTTQLEEKLQYYHELLVQMLNEVEGALFLAVDATRKRDTTLASQIIAHDQAINTLRDTAEHEGIMLLVTERPYAHFLRQTISDLKIAGEIERMGDYASHLAKVGSALPHSKEVDFIVSQICEMALCGAKMARSVADALDSQTSDLARMVAKMDDTIDSKRDMINNLLFDYQSTTDEERVALYQCFYLTKEMERLGDHATNICEWMVFTIESVRPKLN; encoded by the coding sequence ATGAAGACAACCCAGTTGGAAGAGAAATTGCAATATTATCATGAGTTGCTTGTCCAGATGCTCAATGAAGTAGAGGGCGCTTTGTTTTTGGCTGTCGATGCGACCAGAAAACGAGATACTACCCTGGCAAGCCAAATCATTGCCCACGACCAGGCCATCAATACATTGCGCGATACCGCCGAGCATGAAGGAATCATGTTACTCGTCACAGAACGGCCCTATGCACATTTTTTGCGTCAGACCATTTCTGACTTGAAGATTGCAGGTGAAATTGAAAGAATGGGTGACTATGCTTCGCATCTAGCCAAGGTCGGCAGTGCTCTTCCCCATAGCAAAGAGGTTGATTTCATCGTTTCCCAGATTTGCGAGATGGCCCTTTGCGGGGCGAAAATGGCCCGCAGTGTCGCCGATGCCTTGGATAGCCAGACTTCTGACCTTGCCCGTATGGTGGCTAAGATGGATGATACGATCGATTCCAAACGCGATATGATCAACAATTTGCTTTTCGATTACCAGAGCACCACCGATGAAGAGCGGGTGGCCCTGTACCAGTGTTTCTATCTTACCAAAGAAATGGAAAGGCTTGGGGACCATGCGACCAATATCTGCGAATGGATGGTGTTCACTATTGAGAGTGTCAGGCCTAAGCTGAACTAG